A single region of the Candidatus Parcubacteria bacterium genome encodes:
- a CDS encoding ZIP family metal transporter has protein sequence MVYIIALATVLFTYLGGQFALRFKDRLHLVVGFSAGAIIGLGFFHLLPESFEVLGDLHLAASLIALGFFAYLLADRMFDFHSHEEEERQTHRASLGAGSIALHSFFDGLAIGFGFQISTLMGLIVALAVLIHKFSDGVNAVGIVSRHGGSDAAARVWLLVVSLAPLAGVAVGTFLSLPERVLGVALSIFCGFFLYIGIADLLHESHHAHPGFWTTAMTLLGAFVLFLVSLLLP, from the coding sequence ATGGTATATATCATCGCTCTCGCGACCGTCCTCTTCACCTATCTCGGGGGGCAGTTCGCGCTTCGTTTCAAAGATAGGCTTCATCTGGTGGTGGGTTTCAGCGCTGGGGCAATCATCGGCCTCGGCTTCTTCCATCTACTCCCTGAGTCATTCGAAGTCCTTGGTGATCTTCATCTGGCGGCATCTCTGATAGCTCTTGGGTTCTTCGCCTACCTCCTCGCCGACCGTATGTTCGATTTTCACTCGCACGAGGAAGAGGAGCGTCAAACTCATCGTGCCTCTCTCGGAGCAGGCAGCATAGCTCTCCACAGCTTCTTTGATGGTCTGGCGATCGGCTTTGGTTTCCAGATATCTACGCTAATGGGCTTGATAGTCGCTCTCGCCGTGCTCATCCATAAGTTCTCCGATGGGGTGAATGCCGTGGGCATTGTGTCTCGCCACGGAGGCTCCGATGCCGCTGCGCGTGTATGGCTTCTGGTTGTTTCCTTGGCGCCCCTCGCTGGTGTTGCTGTAGGTACGTTCTTGTCGCTACCGGAGAGGGTGCTTGGGGTGGCACTCTCAATCTTCTGTGGCTTCTTCCTCTATATAGGTATCGCGGATCTTCTTCATGAGAGTCATCATGCTCATCCGGGCTTCTGGACGACGGCTATGACCCTCTTGGGTGCTTTCGTGCTTTTCTTGGTAAGCCTCCTTCTTCCGTAG
- a CDS encoding DUF378 domain-containing protein, with the protein MKAAHMIALLLLVVGGLNWLLVALAPEWQLGMWIPASVANVVYILVGLSALFEIFTHKGRCRDCAAM; encoded by the coding sequence ATGAAAGCAGCACACATGATTGCTCTTCTGCTCCTCGTCGTAGGAGGCCTTAATTGGCTTCTGGTGGCGTTGGCTCCGGAATGGCAGCTCGGGATGTGGATCCCCGCAAGCGTCGCGAACGTGGTCTACATCCTCGTAGGCCTCTCCGCACTCTTCGAGATCTTCACCCACAAAGGCCGCTGTCGCGACTGCGCAGCGATGTAG
- a CDS encoding prepilin-type N-terminal cleavage/methylation domain-containing protein: MPFSFKKNRGFTLVESVVGVAVFMMVVAALYQSYLGLLSLVSLSRYRIAAADLATEQFEIARNLPYEDVGIIGGVPEGVLTQSQSLVRDGFTFSVVTTVRAIDNPFDGAVGETPSDSSPSDYKQVEVEIACVACRNTTPVTYSTYVAPKNLESASAGGALTVTVFNASGIAVPGARVQILNASTTKPISIDDVTNNQGKLTVYDLPPGTTEYRIIVSKNGYSQEQTYAPGGSPANPTNLNATIVLGSLTSKSFSIDRLGTLALSSRTNTCAPVPNIAYTLTGTKLIGTNPNVPKYQANRNTGSSGTYTDFLEWDTYTLTETDEDNDIAGTIPPLPLSVVPGGNQNFSLVLAPSSANKLLVTVLDQSSGLSLSDAEVTLSRVGYTRTLTTDLGAVLQSDWVQGGGQATSSGLSSTRFSSTNGNINTSVAGQVTLAQVLGTYQASGELTSSVFDTGAASNFTEIQWNPATQSPVVGANSVRFQVATNNDGGAWVFRGPDGTSATYYTSSGASLNSVHNGQRYLRYKMFLSTAVATATPTVADVSLSFTSSCLPPGQVFFDGLSTGDYTLTVTRAGYQSVDIPLTISGGAQYSTVTLSP; this comes from the coding sequence ATGCCTTTTTCTTTTAAAAAAAACCGCGGGTTCACTCTGGTAGAAAGCGTCGTCGGCGTGGCGGTCTTCATGATGGTGGTCGCAGCTCTCTATCAGAGCTACCTCGGCCTTCTTTCTCTGGTGTCGCTCTCGCGCTATCGCATTGCGGCAGCAGATCTTGCTACCGAGCAGTTTGAGATCGCGCGCAATCTTCCGTATGAGGATGTGGGAATTATCGGCGGCGTACCGGAAGGCGTGCTTACTCAATCGCAATCTCTCGTACGTGATGGTTTCACCTTCAGTGTGGTGACTACGGTGCGTGCCATCGACAATCCTTTTGATGGAGCGGTGGGAGAGACGCCGTCTGACTCTTCTCCTTCGGACTACAAACAGGTGGAGGTAGAGATCGCCTGCGTAGCCTGTCGGAATACTACGCCGGTGACCTATTCCACCTACGTCGCGCCGAAGAACCTGGAGAGTGCGAGTGCGGGCGGCGCGCTTACGGTCACTGTGTTCAATGCGAGTGGCATCGCCGTGCCGGGCGCACGTGTGCAGATCCTGAATGCTTCCACCACCAAGCCGATCAGTATCGACGACGTGACCAATAACCAGGGCAAGCTTACGGTATACGATCTCCCGCCAGGCACGACGGAGTATCGCATCATCGTCTCTAAGAACGGCTATTCACAAGAGCAGACGTATGCGCCAGGAGGTAGTCCTGCGAACCCGACTAATCTGAACGCAACCATCGTACTCGGCAGCCTCACCTCCAAGAGTTTTTCAATTGATCGGCTCGGGACCTTGGCGCTCTCGAGTCGTACTAATACCTGTGCTCCTGTTCCTAACATCGCTTACACACTCACGGGGACCAAGCTCATCGGCACTAATCCAAACGTGCCGAAGTACCAAGCGAACAGGAATACGGGGAGCTCGGGTACGTACACTGATTTCCTGGAGTGGGATACTTATACGCTCACGGAGACGGATGAGGACAATGATATCGCGGGCACTATTCCGCCGTTGCCGCTCTCCGTCGTGCCTGGCGGCAATCAGAACTTCAGCCTGGTGTTGGCACCTTCGAGTGCCAACAAGCTCCTGGTGACGGTGCTCGATCAGTCTTCAGGCCTCTCGCTTTCGGATGCGGAGGTGACCCTTTCACGCGTCGGTTACACGCGGACACTCACCACCGATCTTGGCGCGGTGCTCCAGAGTGACTGGGTGCAGGGCGGCGGCCAGGCGACTTCAAGCGGACTTTCGAGCACTCGCTTCTCCTCTACGAATGGCAATATCAATACTTCCGTCGCTGGACAGGTCACGCTCGCTCAAGTGTTGGGAACCTATCAAGCAAGCGGAGAGCTCACTTCTTCTGTGTTCGACACGGGTGCGGCCAGCAATTTCACGGAGATACAGTGGAATCCTGCGACGCAGTCGCCGGTGGTAGGAGCTAATAGCGTGAGGTTTCAGGTGGCGACGAATAACGACGGGGGAGCCTGGGTGTTTCGCGGACCGGACGGCACGAGCGCTACGTATTACACGTCTTCCGGCGCGAGCCTGAACTCTGTGCATAACGGGCAGCGTTACCTCCGTTACAAGATGTTCCTCTCTACGGCTGTGGCTACGGCGACACCTACGGTGGCGGACGTGTCGCTCTCCTTCACCTCCTCCTGTCTTCCTCCGGGGCAGGTATTCTTCGACGGTCTCTCTACGGGGGACTACACTCTCACGGTGACGCGCGCTGGCTACCAGAGCGTGGACATCCCGCTCACCATAAGTGGCGGAGCGCAGTATTCTACAGTGACGCTCTCTCCATAA
- the tpiA gene encoding triose-phosphate isomerase, with product MKKSLLVVANWKLHPQTLKEAQTLLSSYELPRGMSVAVCPPALFLQPLRKAHKGRIVFGGQNVFFEKEGPYTGELSAGMLKDAGASYVLVGHAERRALGEGDDVIARKVGAAARAGLTAILCVGERERDEHGFYLNHLKGQLEKGLAEITPLLLKNIVIAYEPIWAIGAPSAVAITPRDLQETTLYLRKILHSMYKDKGLLVPVLYGGSVTSENASSFVGTGEVNGLLVGRESLKGKSFNALLDILTHA from the coding sequence ATGAAGAAATCCCTACTGGTTGTCGCAAATTGGAAGCTCCACCCTCAGACCCTTAAGGAAGCACAGACCCTTCTCTCCTCGTATGAGCTTCCTCGGGGGATGAGTGTGGCCGTCTGTCCTCCTGCACTCTTTCTCCAGCCACTCCGCAAAGCGCACAAGGGACGCATCGTTTTCGGCGGGCAGAATGTATTTTTTGAGAAGGAGGGTCCGTATACTGGAGAGCTTTCCGCAGGCATGCTGAAGGATGCTGGAGCTTCCTATGTGCTGGTGGGTCATGCCGAGCGCCGCGCTCTCGGGGAGGGTGATGATGTTATCGCGCGGAAAGTCGGCGCTGCGGCACGCGCCGGGCTCACTGCGATCCTCTGCGTAGGGGAGCGCGAGCGCGACGAACATGGTTTCTACCTCAATCACCTCAAGGGACAGCTCGAGAAGGGGCTTGCGGAGATCACTCCTCTGCTTCTCAAAAATATCGTCATCGCCTATGAGCCGATCTGGGCGATCGGCGCGCCTTCCGCCGTCGCCATCACTCCGCGTGATCTCCAGGAGACCACTTTGTATCTCCGCAAGATCCTCCATTCTATGTATAAAGACAAGGGGCTCCTGGTGCCGGTGCTCTATGGCGGCTCGGTGACTTCCGAGAATGCCTCCTCTTTCGTGGGCACCGGGGAAGTGAACGGGCTCCTCGTCGGACGCGAGAGCCTGAAAGGGAAGAGCTTCAACGCGCTTCTTGATATCCTCACGCATGCCTGA
- the pgk gene encoding phosphoglycerate kinase — protein MPDLLSLPSVETLADLEGKRVLLRTDFNVPLVGGSVRDTLRIDTVLPTLRLLLSRGARVILASHRDDGGSLAPIGEYLNTHLPVVFAKDKENIPSVPVVLLENLRFSPLEEANDEGFARELASLADYYVNEAFAVSHRAHTSIVGVPRHIPGFAGLRFLREVKELSAAFSPEHPFLFILGGAKVETKEPLIKKFLKSADTLFVGGVLANDFLTAKGYPVGRSVLSDVPADAELVQHPRVFLPEDLVVTGGEAGKRVATLADVGQEERIVDVGPETLSLLKEKIREARLILWNGPLGLYEEGYIEGSLSLGEALASSSAHTILGGGDTLSALPSAVKEKISFVSTGGGAMLHFLAEGTLPGIEALLEK, from the coding sequence ATGCCTGACCTCCTTTCTCTTCCGTCGGTCGAAACCCTCGCGGATCTAGAGGGAAAGAGAGTGCTCCTCCGTACTGATTTCAATGTTCCGCTCGTAGGCGGCAGTGTGCGTGACACCCTCCGTATCGATACCGTGCTTCCTACACTCAGGCTCCTGCTTTCCCGCGGCGCTCGCGTCATCCTCGCAAGTCATCGGGACGATGGCGGGAGCCTTGCTCCGATTGGGGAATATCTCAATACGCACCTTCCGGTGGTGTTTGCGAAGGACAAGGAGAACATCCCTTCGGTCCCGGTGGTTCTCTTGGAAAACCTGCGTTTCTCTCCGCTTGAAGAAGCGAATGATGAGGGTTTTGCCAGAGAGCTTGCTTCGCTTGCGGACTACTATGTGAATGAAGCGTTCGCTGTTTCGCATCGAGCTCATACTTCCATCGTCGGCGTGCCGCGGCATATCCCTGGGTTTGCCGGGCTACGCTTCCTCCGGGAAGTGAAAGAGCTCAGCGCGGCGTTCTCTCCAGAGCATCCCTTCCTTTTCATTCTCGGCGGCGCCAAGGTGGAGACCAAGGAGCCCCTCATCAAGAAATTCCTTAAGAGCGCGGACACTCTCTTCGTGGGCGGCGTGCTCGCCAATGATTTCCTTACCGCCAAGGGTTACCCCGTCGGGCGCTCCGTGCTCTCTGACGTGCCTGCGGATGCTGAACTCGTGCAGCATCCTCGCGTATTCCTTCCGGAGGATCTGGTGGTCACCGGGGGTGAAGCGGGGAAGCGGGTGGCTACGCTTGCGGACGTGGGCCAGGAGGAGCGCATCGTGGATGTGGGGCCGGAGACGCTCTCTCTACTCAAAGAGAAGATCCGGGAGGCGCGCCTCATCCTGTGGAATGGCCCTCTGGGATTGTACGAAGAGGGCTATATCGAAGGCTCTTTGAGTCTCGGAGAAGCATTGGCTTCCTCCTCTGCGCACACCATCCTCGGGGGCGGGGATACGCTCTCGGCTCTGCCGAGCGCGGTGAAAGAGAAGATCTCTTTTGTTTCCACCGGCGGCGGCGCCATGCTTCACTTCCTCGCGGAGGGGACGCTGCCAGGGATCGAGGCGCTTTTAGAGAAATAA
- a CDS encoding HIT family protein: MDTDCIFCKILTGDIPSLKVYEDESTYAFLDIHPVNTGHILVIPKRHSRNILDISDEDLASLTATAKKAAQALISTGAEGVNIITNNEKPAGQVVFHTHWHIVPRYEGDGFTHWRGTARSEEEMEAKRQELEKKLQDMHRAA; this comes from the coding sequence ATGGACACTGACTGCATCTTCTGCAAGATACTCACGGGCGACATACCCTCCCTCAAGGTCTACGAGGACGAATCCACCTATGCCTTCCTCGACATCCACCCGGTGAATACGGGACACATACTGGTCATCCCTAAGCGCCACAGCCGCAATATCCTGGATATCTCCGATGAGGATCTCGCCTCCCTCACGGCTACCGCCAAAAAAGCAGCCCAAGCGCTCATCAGCACCGGCGCAGAAGGGGTGAATATCATCACGAACAACGAGAAGCCCGCAGGGCAGGTCGTCTTCCACACACATTGGCACATCGTCCCCCGCTACGAAGGAGACGGCTTCACTCACTGGCGCGGTACTGCCCGAAGCGAGGAAGAGATGGAAGCGAAACGCCAGGAACTCGAGAAAAAGCTTCAGGATATGCACAGGGCCGCCTAG
- the rnhA gene encoding ribonuclease HI, with translation MPKIILYADGSSLGNPGPGGWGVVALLPGGTVRELGGGVPHTTNNRMELTAAIEGLNAFLKEGPVEVRTDSSYVINGATKWLKGWERNGWITSAKKPVENREFWEALSALLKEGEVTFKYVPGHQGVEGNERADAIARGFAGKETIHLYQGPLSIYSVDLAKPMGPLVKKKSGPAYSYLSMVKGVIEKHRTWAECEARVRGVPGARFRKAHSPEDEASVIKEWKR, from the coding sequence ATGCCAAAGATAATCCTCTACGCCGACGGCAGCTCGCTCGGGAATCCTGGGCCGGGCGGCTGGGGAGTGGTCGCGCTTCTGCCGGGGGGAACCGTGCGCGAACTTGGCGGGGGAGTGCCTCATACCACCAACAACCGCATGGAGCTCACCGCGGCCATCGAAGGTCTTAATGCCTTTCTTAAAGAAGGTCCTGTAGAGGTACGCACGGATTCAAGTTATGTCATAAACGGGGCTACTAAATGGCTCAAGGGATGGGAGCGGAACGGCTGGATCACCTCTGCCAAGAAGCCGGTGGAGAATCGCGAATTCTGGGAGGCACTCTCCGCGCTCTTGAAGGAAGGTGAAGTGACTTTTAAATATGTACCGGGGCACCAAGGCGTCGAAGGTAATGAGCGAGCGGACGCCATTGCACGTGGTTTTGCAGGTAAGGAAACCATACATCTCTACCAAGGGCCGCTATCCATCTACTCCGTGGATCTAGCTAAGCCGATGGGGCCTTTGGTGAAGAAAAAAAGCGGCCCGGCATATTCCTACCTTAGTATGGTGAAAGGAGTCATCGAGAAGCATCGCACCTGGGCTGAATGCGAAGCGCGCGTACGCGGTGTCCCTGGCGCTCGTTTCCGCAAAGCTCATTCTCCGGAGGACGAAGCAAGTGTGATCAAAGAGTGGAAGCGTTAA
- the recJ gene encoding single-stranded-DNA-specific exonuclease RecJ: MEIAYRVREPAPPLAHAEFAAYPELIRNLLYHRGLRTRAEAEAFLTPSYDLHTHDPLRIAGMEKAVERILRAIKDEERIVVYSDYDHDGIPGGVILHDFFKKIAYPHFENYIPHRYIEGYGLNSGAVEKLAESGAKLLITVDCGITDVEPVVRANELGLDVIITDHHLSFGELPPAYVILNSKQEHCDYPYDMLCGAAVAWKLVQALIAKGDFGLTEGWEKWLLDLVGLSTVADMVPLTGENRVLAHYGLRVLRKTPRPGLLKLLRIAGVKPQDITEDDVGFTIAPRINAASRMGDPRLAFDLLSASEGGAGETLARELNRLNDARKGMVGAMVKEMKRTFALRAESPVIVMGNPEWRPGLLGLAANNLMEAYRKPVFLWGREGGETIKGSCRSDGTVNLVSLMQAVPLGTFREFGGHALSGGFSLLPEAVHHLEAKLSEAYGGVKEEVTTKEAEVDALISIKEITPGFWRELLKLAPFGIGNPKPLFMLERVEISGVKRFGKEKNHLELALTDGFGAELRAIRFFTGEDPYWNSPLFELKRQVSVLGHLEAESFGKKGVRMRLVDVRAA; encoded by the coding sequence ATGGAAATCGCTTATCGCGTGCGTGAACCCGCTCCTCCTCTCGCGCATGCGGAATTCGCTGCGTATCCGGAATTGATCCGGAACCTCCTATATCACCGCGGCCTGCGGACCCGCGCGGAAGCGGAAGCCTTTCTCACTCCTTCCTATGATCTCCATACGCATGACCCTCTCCGTATCGCCGGCATGGAGAAGGCGGTCGAGCGCATCTTGCGTGCGATAAAAGATGAAGAGCGGATCGTGGTGTATAGCGACTATGACCATGACGGCATCCCGGGCGGAGTAATCCTCCATGACTTCTTCAAGAAGATCGCCTACCCGCACTTCGAGAACTACATCCCGCATCGTTACATCGAAGGATATGGGCTGAATTCTGGCGCGGTAGAGAAGCTCGCAGAGAGCGGAGCTAAGCTTCTCATCACCGTGGACTGCGGCATTACCGATGTAGAACCCGTGGTGCGTGCGAATGAGCTTGGACTCGACGTGATCATCACCGATCACCATCTCTCTTTTGGCGAATTGCCGCCCGCCTATGTCATCCTCAATTCCAAGCAGGAGCACTGCGACTATCCCTACGACATGCTCTGCGGCGCGGCGGTCGCCTGGAAGCTGGTGCAGGCGCTCATCGCCAAAGGCGACTTCGGCCTGACAGAGGGTTGGGAGAAGTGGCTGCTTGATCTGGTAGGGCTCTCTACGGTCGCAGACATGGTGCCGCTCACCGGAGAGAACCGGGTCTTGGCGCATTACGGACTGCGGGTGCTGCGTAAGACGCCGCGACCGGGACTCCTCAAGCTACTGCGTATCGCAGGGGTGAAGCCGCAGGATATCACCGAGGACGATGTGGGCTTCACCATCGCACCGCGCATCAATGCGGCCTCACGTATGGGTGATCCCCGGCTCGCCTTCGACCTGCTCTCCGCAAGCGAAGGGGGTGCAGGGGAGACGCTTGCGCGTGAATTGAATCGGCTGAACGATGCGCGTAAGGGAATGGTCGGGGCGATGGTCAAAGAAATGAAGCGCACCTTCGCTCTCCGTGCGGAGTCCCCAGTCATCGTCATGGGGAACCCTGAGTGGCGTCCGGGGCTTTTGGGACTCGCGGCCAACAATCTCATGGAAGCGTACCGCAAGCCGGTGTTTCTCTGGGGCAGGGAAGGAGGCGAGACGATCAAGGGCTCCTGTCGTTCGGATGGCACGGTCAATCTCGTCTCGCTGATGCAGGCGGTGCCTCTCGGCACCTTCCGGGAGTTCGGCGGGCACGCGCTCTCTGGAGGCTTCTCTCTCTTGCCTGAGGCGGTGCATCATCTTGAAGCGAAGCTCTCGGAAGCCTACGGAGGGGTTAAGGAGGAGGTGACCACCAAAGAGGCTGAGGTGGACGCGCTCATTTCCATTAAAGAGATCACTCCAGGTTTCTGGCGGGAATTATTAAAGCTCGCCCCTTTTGGTATCGGAAATCCCAAGCCGCTTTTCATGCTGGAGAGGGTGGAGATCTCAGGCGTGAAGCGTTTCGGCAAGGAGAAGAATCATTTGGAACTGGCGCTTACGGATGGCTTCGGCGCGGAGCTCCGCGCGATCCGTTTCTTCACCGGGGAGGACCCGTATTGGAACTCTCCGCTTTTCGAATTGAAGCGGCAGGTGAGCGTGCTCGGGCATCTCGAGGCGGAGAGCTTCGGCAAGAAGGGGGTGCGCATGCGCCTGGTGGACGTGCGTGCGGCTTGA
- a CDS encoding type II secretion system F family protein, whose translation MRTFLVITTDVSGKRTERTMEAADRAALFKDLRALGEQLVSLSEVTPRMMFARRLFDRVSEEELILFFRSVGGMLQAGLPLARALAVMGREARTVPLRRAVERAEADISKGSSFAEALTRSAIFPATSVAMVRAGEEGGNLSQVLLLVADELEKGHELVRKVRGAMIYPAIIVSVMIGVGILMLVYVVPSLTSTFSELKIELPWSTKLLIGASAFLTENAILLLLGLVTFAAGFIFFARSPFGSRFLDAVVLRIPLVGALVVETNAARVSRTLSTLLTAGVSLSQGLTIVRDTVGNAYYKDALSVARERVERGEALSGVLNTYPKLFPSLVGEMASVGEETGSLPQSLSRLAQFYENDIDHKTKNLSVVIEPALMLLVGAAVAFFALSVLAPTYSLVNAV comes from the coding sequence ATGCGTACCTTCCTCGTTATCACTACGGACGTTTCGGGAAAGAGAACGGAGCGTACTATGGAGGCTGCCGACAGAGCAGCGCTCTTCAAGGACCTGCGCGCACTAGGGGAGCAACTGGTCTCTCTTTCCGAGGTTACTCCGCGCATGATGTTCGCGCGCCGGCTTTTCGATCGGGTCTCGGAAGAAGAGCTCATTCTCTTCTTCCGTAGCGTAGGCGGCATGCTCCAAGCGGGACTGCCACTCGCTCGCGCGCTTGCGGTGATGGGGCGGGAAGCGCGCACTGTGCCGCTGCGGAGAGCGGTGGAGAGGGCGGAAGCGGATATCAGCAAAGGCAGCTCGTTTGCGGAGGCGCTCACTCGGAGCGCGATATTCCCGGCGACCTCCGTCGCCATGGTGCGGGCGGGGGAGGAGGGCGGCAACCTCTCCCAGGTGCTCCTTCTGGTAGCGGACGAACTCGAGAAGGGGCATGAGCTTGTGCGCAAGGTGCGCGGCGCCATGATCTATCCGGCCATCATCGTCTCGGTGATGATCGGCGTCGGTATCCTCATGCTGGTCTACGTGGTGCCCTCGCTCACTTCTACTTTTTCTGAACTCAAGATCGAACTACCTTGGAGCACCAAGCTCCTCATCGGAGCAAGTGCTTTCCTTACCGAGAATGCGATACTGCTTCTCCTTGGGCTCGTGACCTTTGCCGCGGGGTTCATATTTTTCGCACGGTCTCCGTTCGGTTCCCGTTTCCTGGATGCTGTAGTGCTTCGCATCCCTCTCGTCGGTGCGTTGGTAGTAGAGACTAACGCGGCTCGTGTCTCTCGTACGCTTTCAACGCTTCTCACGGCAGGAGTCTCCCTCTCCCAAGGACTCACCATCGTGCGGGATACGGTAGGGAATGCGTATTACAAAGACGCTCTCTCCGTCGCCCGCGAGAGAGTAGAGAGGGGCGAAGCGCTCTCTGGCGTATTGAATACCTATCCGAAACTTTTTCCTTCGCTCGTGGGCGAGATGGCTTCGGTGGGAGAGGAGACCGGGAGCCTACCGCAATCTCTTTCTCGCTTGGCGCAGTTCTATGAGAACGATATCGATCACAAGACCAAGAATCTGAGTGTAGTCATCGAGCCGGCGCTCATGCTCTTGGTGGGTGCTGCGGTAGCTTTCTTTGCGCTCTCTGTGCTCGCGCCTACCTACTCTCTGGTGAACGCAGTCTGA
- a CDS encoding prepilin-type N-terminal cleavage/methylation domain-containing protein: MRSFYENRRGFSLIELTVVIGITALVGIAVIGFAQDTLKNNRTIGSSLFANQEGLKVLRVMVGEIRSAGPSAAGAYPLASLGASDLTFFSDSDGDGVREQIRYYVNGANLEKEVIHPSGNPPVYTGTPITSTLVRGITATSTAIFAYYNGAYTGTTSALSFPVDPQAVRLIKMSLSLSRDGQPPVFVTTQVMLRSLKDNL; this comes from the coding sequence ATGCGATCTTTTTATGAAAACAGGAGAGGGTTCTCGCTCATCGAGCTTACCGTGGTCATCGGCATCACCGCGCTCGTCGGTATCGCGGTCATCGGCTTTGCTCAGGATACGCTCAAGAATAATCGCACCATCGGTAGTTCGCTCTTCGCGAACCAGGAAGGGCTCAAGGTGCTGCGGGTCATGGTGGGGGAGATCCGCTCTGCGGGTCCATCGGCCGCAGGTGCGTATCCCTTGGCTTCTCTCGGAGCGAGCGATCTCACTTTCTTCTCGGATAGCGATGGTGATGGTGTACGCGAGCAGATCCGCTATTACGTAAACGGAGCTAATCTGGAGAAGGAGGTCATCCATCCCTCTGGCAATCCGCCGGTGTATACCGGGACTCCAATTACTAGCACTCTGGTGCGGGGGATCACGGCTACCTCTACGGCAATCTTTGCTTACTACAACGGCGCGTATACTGGTACCACCTCGGCGCTCTCTTTCCCGGTCGATCCTCAGGCGGTGCGCCTCATCAAGATGTCGCTTTCGCTCTCACGCGACGGCCAGCCGCCCGTCTTCGTGACGACACAGGTGATGCTCCGCAGCTTGAAAGATAATCTATGA